A DNA window from Drosophila biarmipes strain raj3 chromosome 2R, RU_DBia_V1.1, whole genome shotgun sequence contains the following coding sequences:
- the LOC108036479 gene encoding DNA polymerase zeta catalytic subunit isoform X1: MAAAAERINGVYSVRLVIADFYMEKPQFGLDPCYSELRGKEIKRVPVIRVFGGNSSGQKTCMHVHGVFPYFYIPYDKKDFESLERGILQIAMHLDKAINISLGQGSSNAQHVFKVQLVKGIPFYGYHRVEHQFLKIYMFNPRFVRRAANLLQSGAILSKNFSPHESHVPYILQFMIDYNLYGMSYVHVPLEVLKFRRSHEEEVIPYANVKPAQLLDTINVKKVACSALEVDVSSSFILNRFQLVAKSKGNHTNPGIEAIWNDENLRRQKLVEKHTAAGDEEKVQAVPVLQLPPTQERLQIEVAESDVFYRTALESKLMTLEQSTSSEQTLSDQTTLANVTMQTTLPGSKEQKRTFNLQKLLANAVYPEECSQDQQKLLINASFIQNHVTCGNGNNVSISTPTNESEIFDDTLVDEELILSLTQPHGAMPHDATLREEDLELLDALQELEEQNDNEPRVDLDSSLAPLSQHKNYDLTPELLDKETAAAAVGSHALFDEDSDSDEDADQGNRHDFSIALDDVDELLLKLTQSQPKPAKQKELEATKLPQVDGADDGIQRTPKKLSSSKPKGSPPKTPTTPKGQTSLMKSPRTPKTSAAKKYAPLALTIGSSSAKKMDEKSAGKTLNPRLSLQLHQDTVTPGIPRPEIPLRKKLALTELRRKSVEENSFVRLRNDCTPLRSTRRSTRNLDKTHVICSLTPRDRNPSFSDMFEIADGEQIPPEEEEVKKPRRSTRHQAKDNLVMHESMEPKTSKGKPRKSEGKAPPDLKPRRSARQQQNSNSSEEFLIDIEKTKPRASTSSRCKVLKKPTIENIPSSEDPNQNTDTIANGNVGGDTENQMNSTDSRESPMQNAKSESKDLKINQKINADDLNKISSMEASASKPETPAKNAQKVQSELFPADAPSVDPASPRDKGHFSGSDNEAIESDTESDNVVTKLRKTPNLRRLRRSFRSELLTKQLTPSSSKAEPETHTTPQLSPKSNESHTPELMRSFYEHSMIVDSPSVFSDLLDSPMNTLYSPQPVPATTNNNSFVIAPLELPPSYDEVVRLCRKMDIPEYEFQKPFYSNPSDVSKVTEVGFLVLHIPGNKLNDCEPFQSVLGNDRGLASWRRQRLVAIGGPAMLQRHRGEQKIREYFSTKQRVAIEPVQRAPTWQEAKIWLKAKELLRQRGELTKSGDDIDSPIKIKRQKITMMLQAEEGGGGSGDEDAGEDFDCSLSLTPLSQATNKAKATPISSKAKESARKRLKRGTKLNFKEHLEDEPISSQSSEQSVSSSAAQAELERSSFLRQLEGSSQPKQHDLSFGLSHATLDNTFGFKVNLENLQQAKADIDCNHLTIITLEVFVSTRGDLQPDPMYDEMRCLFYAIEHSLPDENLPSKACGYIMVNNDQDLLGEGCIHGLDRDIEVQVVASEAEAFEALLALCGRWDADIYAGYEIEMASWGFVIDRAKHLCFNIAPLLSRVPTQKVRDFVDEDREQFTDLDVEMKLCGRILLDVWRLMRSEIALTSYTFENVMYHILHKRCPWHTAKSLTEWFASPCTRWIVMEYYLERVRGTLALLDQLDLLGRTSEMAKLIGIQFYEVLSRGSQFRVESMMLRIAKPKNLVPLSPSVQARAHMRAPEYLALIMEPQSRFYADPLIVLDFQSLYPSMIIAYNYCFSTCLGRVEHLGGSSPFEFGASQLRVSRQMLQKLLEHDLVTVSPCGVVFVKREVREGILPRMLTEILDTRQMVKQSMKLHKDSSALQRILHSRQLGLKLMANVTYGYTAANFSGRMPSVEVGDSVVSKGRETLERAIKLVESNEEWKVRVVYGDTDSMFVLVPGRNRAEAFQIGEEIAQAVTEMNPQPVKLKLEKVYQPCMLQTKKRYVGYMYETADQAQPVYEAKGIETVRRDGCPAVAKMLEKVLRLLFETQDVSKIKEYVCRQFTKLLSGKANLQDLIFAKEFRGLNGYKPTACVPALALTRKWMQKDPRHVPRRGERVPFIIVNGPPGMQLIRLVRSPHDILANEGHKINAIYYITKAIIPPLNRCLLLIGANVHDWFASLPRKLLMTPAVGTANELAGARGAKSTISQYFSSSSCVIDCGRQTKAGICPECLKNASKCVVVLTDKTARLERGYQLTRQICQACCGRLGSLQCDSLDCPVLYVLEGKRRELQQIEHFNKLLEDHF, from the exons ATGGCAGCTGCAGCGGAGAGAATCAATGGCGTCTACTCAGTGCGCCTGGTTATCGCGGACTTCTACATGGAGAAGCCGCAGTTCGGCCTGGATCCCTGCTACTCCGAGCTGCGCGGCAAGGAGATCAAGCGG GTTCCAGTGATTAGAGTATTCGGTGGCAACTCCAGTGGCCAGAAGACCTGCATGCACGTCCACGGCGTGTTTCCCTATTTCTACATTCCGTATGACAAGAAGGACTTCGAGAGCCTGGAGCGGGGCATCCTGCAGATAGCCATGCACCTGGACAAGGCCATCAACATATCCCTGGGCCAGGGCAGCTCCAATGCCCAGCATGTGTTTAAGGTTCAGCTGGTCAAGGGCAT ACCCTTCTATGGCTACCATCGCGTGGAGCACCAGTTCCTAAAGATCTACATGTTCAATCCCCGCTTCGTACGCCGCGCCGCCAATCTCCTCCAGAGCGGCGCCATTCTGAGCAAGAATTTCAGCCCGCACGAGTCTCATGTGCCTTACATCCTGCAGTTTATGATCGATTACAATCTATACGGGATGAGCTACGTGCACGTTCCTCTGGAGGTGCTCAAGTTCCGGCGCAGTCACGAGGAAGAGG TAATACCCTATGCAAATGTCAAACCCGCCCAGCTGCTTGACACCATTAACGTGAAGAAAGTGGCCTGCAGCGCCTTGGAGGTGGACGTCAGCTCCAGTTTCATACTGAATCGCTTTCAGCTGGTGGCCAAGAGCAAGGGAAATCACACAAATCCTGGCATAGAAGCGATCTGGAATGATGAGAACCTTCGCCGCCAAAAACTGGTCGAGAAACACACTGCTGCTGGGGATGAGGAGAAGGTCCAAGCG GTGCCTGTTTTACAATTACCACCTACGCAAGAGCGCCTCCAAATAGAAGTCGCCGAGAGCGATGTCTTCTACCGCACCGCCTTGGAAAGCAAGCTGATGACACTGGAGCAGTCCACTTCATCCGAGCAAACCTTGTCGGATCAGACAACCCTCGCCAATGTGACCATGCAGACGACTTTACCCGGCAGCAAGGAGCAAAAGCGTACATTCAATCTCCAAAAATTGCTAGCCAACGCCGTTTATCCCGAGGAATGCTCACAGGATCAGCAGAAACTATTAATTAACGCTTCCTTTATACAAAACCATGTGACCTGTGGAAATGGCAACAATGTCAGCATATCCACCCCGACGAATGAGTCTGAAATTTTTGACGATACATTGGTGGATGAAGAGCTCATACTGAGTCTCACACAGCCACATGGCGCGATGCCCCATGATGCCACCT TGAGGGAGGAGGACTTGGAACTTTTGGATGCCTTGCAAGAGCTGGAGGAGCAGAATGATAATGAACCTCGAGTGGATTTGGATAGCTCTTTGGCTCCCTTGTCGCAGCATAAAAATT acGACCTCACGCCTGAGCTATTGGACAAGGAGACAGCAGCCGCTGCTGTGGGCTCACATGCTCTCTTCGACGAGGATAGTGACTCCGACGAGGATGCGGACCAGGGAAACCGACATGATTTCTCCATTGCCCTCGACGATGTCGATGAGCTGCTGCTAAAGCTAACTCAAAGCCAACCGAAGCCTGCGAAACAGAAAGAGCTAGAAGCAACTAAACTGCCACAGGTCGATGGCGCCGATGATGGCATACAGCGAACACCTAAAAAACTGAGCAGCTCCAAGCCAAAGGGGAGTCCTCCCAAGACACCCACTACTCCAAAAGGACAGACGAGCCTGATGAAATCTCCCCGTACTCCAAAAACTAGTGCGGCCAAAAAATATGCCCCGCTGGCACTGACTATTGGGAGCAGTTCAGCAAaga AAATGGACGAGAAAAGCGCAGGCAAAACTCTGAATCCTCGTCTCAGTTTGCAGCTTCATCAAGATACGGTAACACCAGGAATACCTCG GCCAGAAATTCCTCTTCGCAAGAAACTAGCCTTGACGGAGCTGCGTCGAAAAAGTGTTGAGGAAAACAGTTTCGTCCGTTTAAGGAATGA TTGTACTCCACTTCGGAGTACCAGGAGATCAACTCGCAACCTAGATAAAACACACGTTATATGCTCCCTGACTCCGCGGGATAGGAATCCCAGCTTCTCCGACATGTTCGAAATAGCAGATGGCGAGCAAATACCgccagaagaagaagaagttAAGAAGCCCCGAAGAAGTACTCGTCACCAAGCAAAGGATAATCTAGTCATGCATGAATCTATGGAACCTAAAACCAGCAAGGGAAAACCACGCAAGTCAGAGGGGAAGGCTCCGCCTGACTTAAAACCACGCCGAAGTGCACGCCAGCAGCAGAATTCAAATAGCAGCGAAGAGTTCCTTAttgatattgaaaaaacaaaGCCCCGAGCTAGCACTTCTAGTCGATGTAAAGTTCTGAAGAAACCTACAATTGAAAATATTCCTTCATCAGAAGATCCTAATCAAAACACTGATACAATAGCCAATGGAAATGTTGGAGGAGATACAGAAAATCAAATGAATTCAACAGATTCAAGGGAGAGTCCCATGCAAAACGCAAAAAGTGAGTCTAAAGACctcaaaataaatcaaaaaatcaatgCTGATgatcttaataaaataagttcAATGGAGGCTTCCGCTTCAAAACCAGAAACTCCAGCTAAAAATGCTCAGAAGGTACAAAGTGAACTATTTCCAGCTGATGCACCTTCTGTAGATCCAGCAAGTCCCAGGGATAAGGGCCACTTCTCGGGAAGCGACAATGAGGCCATCGAATCAGATACGGAAAGCGATAATGTGGTCACCAAACTGCGTAAAACACCTAACTTAAGACGATTGCGAAGGAGCTTTCGTTCGGAGTTACTAACTAAGCAGCTAACTCCCAGTTCAAGCAAGGCGGAACCTGAGACCCACACCACTCCACAGTTGAGTCCCAAGAGCAATGAAAGCCACACACCTGAGCTAATGAGAAGTTTCTACGAGCATTCAATGATCGTAGACAGTCCGTCTGTCTTCAGTGACCTGTTAGATAGCCCCATGAATACCTTATATTCTCCTCAACCCGTTCCTGCTACTACCAATAACAACTCGTTTGTGATTGCTCCACTGGAGTTGCCTCCGTCATATGATGAAGTGGTTCGCTTATGCCGCAAGATGGACATACCCGAGTACGAGTTCCAGAAGCCTTTCTACAGCAATCCCTCCGATGTGAGCAAAGTGACGGAGGTAGGCTTCCTTGTGCTCCACATTCCAGGAAACAAGCTCAACGATTGTGAGCCCTTCCAGAGCGTCCTGGGCAATGATCGTGGGCTGGCCTCCTGGCGGCGTCAGCGACTGGTGGCCATCGGTGGCCCAGCCATGTTGCAGCGACACAGGGGTGAGCAAAAGATACGGGAGTACTTCAGCACCAAACAGCGGGTAGCAATCGAGCCGGTACAGCGTGCACCCACCTGGCAAGAGgcaaagatttggctaaagGCCAAGGAACTGCTTCGACAGCGCGGAGAACTTACAAAATCTGGTGACGACATAGACAGCCCCATCAAGATCAAACGCCAGAAGATCACCATGATGCTGCAGGCGGAGGAAGGAGGTGGTGGGAGTGGCGATGAAGACGCTGGTGAGGATTTCGATTGCAGCCTAAGCCTTACACCCCTATCCCAAGCCACGAATAAGGCCAAGGCAACCCCTATAAGTAGCAAAGCCAAAGAATCGGCCAGGAAACGTCTGAAACGAGGAACAAAGCTGAACTTTAAGGAACACCTGGAAGACGAACCAATCAGCTCGCAATCCAGCGAGCAGAGTGTCTCCAGTAGCGCTGCCCAGGCCGAGCTGGAGCGGAGTTCTTTCCTACGTCAGCTGGAGGGCAGTAGCCAGCCGAAGCAGCACGATCTTAGCTTTGGACTCAGCCACGCCACTTTGGACAACACCTTTGGCTTTAAGGTTAATCTGGAGAACCTGCAGCAGGCCAAGGCGGACATTGACTGCAATCACCTGACCATCATAACATTAGAGGTGTTTGTGTCCACGCGCGGAGACCTTCAGCCAGATCCCATGTACGATGAGATGCGCTGTTTGTTTTACGCCATCGAGCACAGTTTGCCCGATGAAAATCTTCCTAGCAAAGCCTGTGGATACATAATGGTTAATAACGACCAGGATTTGCTGGGTGAAGGATGCATTCATGGTCTGGATCGGGATATTGAAGTGCAAGTGGTGGCCAGTGAGGCGGAGGCGTTTGAGGCGCTGCTGGCCTTGTGTGGCCGTTGGGATGCGGACATATATGCCGGCTATGAAATAGAGATGGCCTCCTGGGGCTTTGTGATCGACCGGGCTAAGCATCTGTGCTTCAACATTGCTCCTCTGTTGTCACGAGTGCCCACGCAGAAGGTGCGTGACTTTGTGGACGAGGATCGGGAGCAGTTCACCGACCTGGATGTGGAAATGAAACTATGCGGCCGAATTCTGCTCGACGTGTGGCGTCTGATGCGCTCGGAGATCGCCTTGACGTCGTACACCTTCGAGAACGTGATGTACCACATCCTGCATAAGAGATGCCCCTGGCACACGGCCAAGTCGCTGACCGAATGGTTTGCCTCGCCCTGCACACGTTGGATAGTGATGGAATACTACTTAGAGCGGGTGCGAGGCACTTTGGCCCTACTGGATCAGTTGGATTTGCTGGGACGCACCAGCGAAATGGCCAAGCTCATTGGCATCCAGTTCTACGAGGTGCTGTCGCGTGGTTCCCAGTTCCGCGTGGAGAGCATGATGCTGAG AATCGCCAAGCCGAAGAATCTGGTGCCCCTCTCGCCCAGCGTCCAGGCTCGAGCTCATATGCGGGCGCCGGAGTACCTGGCGCTCATCATGGAGCCGCAGTCGCGCTTCTACGCCGATCCCCTGATCGTGCTCGACTTCCAGAGCCTGTACCCCAGCATGATTATCGCCTACAACTACTGCTTCTCCACATGCCTGGGCAGAGTGGAGCACCTGGGCGGCAGTTCTCCCTTCGAATTCGGTGCCTCGCAGCTGCGTGTCTCCCGCCAGATGCTGCAGAAGCTGCTGGAGCACGACCTGGTCACCGTTTCGCCTTGTGGCGTGGTGTTTGTCAAGCGCGAAGTGCGCGAAGGCATCCTGCCTCGCATGCTTACCGAAATCCTGGACACGCGCCAAATGGTTAAGCAGTCGATGAAGCTCCACAAGGATAGCTCTGCCCTCCAGCGCATTCTTCACTCCCGACAGTTGGGCCTGAAACTGATGGCCAATGTGACCTATGGTTATACAGCTGCCAATTTTAGTGGCAGAATGCCCTCGGTGGAAGTGGGCGACTCGGTTGTGTCTAAGGGTCGGGAAACTCTGGAGCGGGCCATCAAATTAGTGGAAAGCAATGAGGAGTGGAAGGTGCGTGTCGTCTACGGTGATACGGACTCCATGTTCGTTCTGGTACCGGGTCGAAATCGAGCTGAAGCCTTTCAAATCGGAGAAGAAATAGCCCAAGCCGTCACCGAGATGAATCCGCAGCCAGTGAAGCTGAAGCTGGAAAAGGTCTACCAACCCTGCATGCTGCAGACGAAGAAGCGCTACGTGGGCTACATGTACGAGACTGCCGATCAGGCGCAACCCGTTTACGAGGCCAAGGGTATTGAGACAGTGCGCCGGGATGGCTGTCCTGCGGTGGCCAAGATGCTGGAGAAGGTGCTGCGCCTTTTGTTCGAGACGCAGGATGTCAGCAAGATCAAGGAGTACGTGTGCCGTCAGTTTACCAAGCTGCTGTCGGGCAAGGCCAATCTGCAGGACCTGATTTTCGCCAAGGAATTCAGGGGTCTTAATGGCTACAAACCCACGGCCTGTGTGCCAGCACTGGCACTCACACG CAAATGGATGCAGAAGGATCCACGACATGTGCCCCGTCGCGGAGAGCGCGTTCCCTTTATAATAGTCAATGGCCCGCCAGGGATGCAGCTCATCCGCCTGGTGCGCAGCCCTCATGACATCTTGGCCAACGAGGGTCACAAGATCAACGCCATTTACTACATCACCAAGGCGATTATTCCACCGCTGAATCGCTGCCTGCTGCTCATTGGCGCCAATGTGCACGATTGGTTTGCCAGTCTGCCCAGGAAGTTGCTCATGACGCCGGCTGTGGGAACGGCCAACGAATTGGCCGGAGCAAGAGGCGCCAAGTCCACCATCTCCCAGTACTtctccagcagcagctgtgTGATCGACTGTGGCCGCCAAACCAAGGCAGGCATTTGCCCGGAATGCCTGAAGAACGCCTCCAAATGTGTGGTTGTGCTCACGGACAAGACGGCGCGCTTGGAGAGGGGCTACCAGCTGACCCGGCAGATCTGCCAGGCCTGCTGCGGACGACTGGGTAGCCTCCAGTGCGATTCCCTCGACTGCCCAGTGCTCTATGTGCTGGAAGGAAAGCGCCGGGAACTGCAGCAAATCGAGCACTTTAACAAGCTGTTGGAGGATCACTTCTAA